From Coffea arabica cultivar ET-39 chromosome 10e, Coffea Arabica ET-39 HiFi, whole genome shotgun sequence, one genomic window encodes:
- the LOC140015218 gene encoding uncharacterized protein → MEEAGVLDVGFSGASFTWSNNRRGRARVSKRLDRFLINGSCLDLSDVISVLHLPRHPSDHAPLKITFSDRSDNSPRPFRFLNVWTSKPELLDVIRQAWNQDVSGSPLRVLCSKLLATRRAIHTWNKQHFGNIFDAVRSAEVVVQQAEESMDQYASEESQVELSKAQAELRNALSIEKQFWSQKARAKWLKEGDRNSKYFHAVVRQRRIKGMIHRIKKSNGVWVDTNADIATEAISYFSDLFTGYLESSSDMRHMIPHMISEEENRKLEEMPSIEEIHRVLKSMDGDSAAGPDGFTGKFFTFAWEIIAQDVYKAILSFFCGAELPRFITSTSIVLIPKKPNPQEFFHYRPISLCNFFNKLLSRILADRVASLLPKIISPQQTGFVKGRNITENFLLAQEVVSGIGKKTRGGNVVMKLDMSKAYDRVAWDHIIGVLRRFGFGERFIDLVWRLISNVWFSIIINGASHGFFKSTRGLRQGDPLSPALFIIGAEVLSRGLNNLAMQSAFVGFKVPLACPTITHLAFADDILIFSNGSSYSLKLIMQVLDAYQRCSGQLINVQKSCYLVHPSISPARRRVIERITKFNYQPFPIRYLGFPLYFGRCKSSYFGEVCQSILGRIRSWKSRMLSLGGKIVLIKHVLATMPVHLLSAAVIPSKVFRTIEKAFSTFLWGSSSEESKFHWIRWSQMCYPVDEGGVGFRRLQDIYTAFSFKLWWNFRKGYSLWASFMKAKYCRLLHPCQVEIRSMDSAIWRRMVNVSRQVELSMLWDIKNGACHFWYDNWLGGGALFLRTTVVSNLSFGDFIINGHWDVIRLYQTLPTDLVPSILEHPVPEDWGEAEVIWMSTTSGNFSLPSVFRDIRQARNKSMIFYSIWHPQIPLKISFFMLRLLLEKLPLPDRLCKLGLHLPSKCFCCDTASEESIEHLFSKGHIASTVWNYFGASCGLTFPGSSLRSRIVSWWLHSYDSEIQRFIGRILPSIVCWQIWKARNKAFFEDVHMRSPAICVAISLEIHTIVEIYFRQVFKAHSFYHLYDWQYSTHTYVTYKLVCWEPKETGRFTLNTDGCSKGNPGLGGGGGVLRDSHGIPLIGFSVYLGETTCLSAEARALLIGIQTCIHWGFENLYIQSDSLFVEDPDRFSHCYREANTVADALSNVGVSHPEHQLKLYDSFHMFPTMARGAIRLDRLGMPSIRKIKRMKG, encoded by the exons ATGGAAGAGGCAGGGGTTTTGGATGTTGGCTTTTCAGGAGCTAGTTTCACGTGGTCTAATAATCGGAGAGGTAGAGCTCGGGTTTCAAAGAGATTAGATAGATTTTTAATTAATGGGTCTTGTTTGGATCTCTCAGACGTGATTTCTGTACTCCATCTGCCAAGACATCCCTCGGATCATGCACCATTGAAAATTACTTTTTCTGATCGATCAGACAATAGTCCACGACCTTTCAGATTTTTGAATGTCTGGACGAGCAAACCAGAACTATTGGATGTGATTCGACAGGCTTGGAATCAAGATGTGAGTGGATCTCCGCTACGTGTTTTGTGCTCTAAATTATTGGCAACGAGGAGGGCTATTCATACATGGAACAAGCAACATTTTGGGAATATATTTGATGCTGTACGTTCTGCGGAAGTGGTGGTCCAACAAGCAGAAGAATCGATGGATCAATATGCATCGGAGGAATCtcaggttgagctcagtaaggCTCAGGCAGAGTTGCGGAATGCATTGTCAATAGAAAAGCAATTTTGGAGTCAAAAAGCCAGGGCAAAATGGCTTAAAGAGGGAGATCGCAATTCAAAATATTTCCATGCGGTTGTAAGACAGAGACGAATTAAAGGAATGATACACCGAATCAAAAAATCAAACGGAGTTTGGGTGGACACCAATGCTGACATAGCAACTGAGGCCATATCATATTTCTCTGATCTCTTCACTGGATATCTTGAGTCATCTTCTGATATGCGACATATGATTCCGCACATGATATCGGAAGAGGAAAAtagaaaattggaagaaatgcCTTCCATTGAAGAGATTCATCGAGTCCTAAAGTCAATGGATGGAGATAGTGCTGCTGGCCCCGATGGCTTCACAGGCAAATTTTTTACATTCGCCTGGGAAATTATTGCCCAAGATGTTTACAAGGCAATTCTCAGTTTTTTCTGTGGAGCAGAGTTACCTCGATTTATCACCTCTACCTCAATTGTATTAATTCCAAAAAAACCAAATCCTCAGGAGTTTTTTCATTATAGGCCAATCAGTCTGTGTAACTTCTTCAACAAGTTGCTATCCAGGATCTTAGCTGATAGAGTGGCTTCTCTATTGCCCAAAATTATTTCGCCCCAGCAGACAGGCTTTGTGAAGGGCCGTAATATAACAGAAAATTTTCTGCTAGCACAGGAGGTAGTGTCGGGTATTGGGAAAAAAACTAGAGGTGGTAATGTGGTAATGAAGCTGGACATGTCTAAGGCATATGACCGAGTGGCATGGGATCATATCATTGGTGTTCTCAGGAGATTTGGCTTTGGAGAAAGATTCATTGATTTGGTTTGGCGATTGATCTCCAATGTCTGGTTTTCTATCATTATAAATGGGGCATCGCATGGTTTCTTTAAATCTACACGAGGCCTACGTCAGGGTGATCCATTATCGCCTGCTTTATTCATTATAGGAGCTGAGGTGTTATCTAGAGGATTGAATAATCTTGCTATGCAATCGGCGTTTGTGGGTTTCAAAGTCCCCTTGGCATGTCCTACTATAACTCATTTGGCTTTTGCGGATGATATTCTAATTTTTTCAAATGGATCCTCTTATTCTCTAAAGCTTATCATGCAGGTGCTAGATGCGTATCAAAGGTGTTCTGGGCAATTGATAAATGTGCAGAAAAGTTGTTACTTAGTACATCCCTCGATATCACCGGCAAGAAGAAGGGTGATTGAACGTATCACCAAATTTAATTATCAACCATTTCCGATACGTTATTTGGGATTCCCCCTCTACTTTGGCAGATGTAAATCATCATATTTTGGGGAAGTTTGCCAATCTATCCTAGGGAGAATAAGGTCATGGAAATCAAGGATGCTTTCTCTTGGAGGCAAAATAGTTCTAATCAAACATGTGTTGGCAACAATGCCAGTACATCTGTTGTCAGCAGCGGTTATCCCGAGTAAGGTATTTAGAACTATAGAAAAAGCCTTCTCGACCTTCCTATGGGGGTCATCCTCCGAGGAGTCTAAATTTCACTGGATACGATGGTCTCAGATGTGCTATCCGGTTGATGAGGGAGGAGTTGGTTTCCGGAGGTTACAGGACATCTACACAGCATTCTCATTCAAGCTTTGGTGGAACTTCAGAAAGGGATACTCGTTGTGGGCTTCGTTCATGAAAGCTAAGTATTGTAGACTACTACATCCTTGTCAGGTAGAAATCAGGTCAATGGACTCCGCAATCTGGAGACGGATGGTCAATGTAAGTCGACAAGTGGAGCTATCTATGCTATGGGATATCAAAAACGGAGCTTGTCATTTTTGGTACGACAATTGGTTGGGAGGGGGTGCCTTATTTCTCCGTACGACGGTTGTCTCTAATTTGTCGTTTGGTGATTTTATCATCAATGGACACTGGGATGTGATTAGATTATATCAGACATTGCCGACGGATCTGGTTCCCTCTATTTTAGAGCATCCAGTCCCGGAAGACTGGGGTGAAGCTGAAGTCATTTGGATGTCCACAACATCTGGAAACTTCTCTCTACCTTCGGTATTCCGGGATATTAGGCAAGCACGAAACAAGTCTATGATTTTTTATAGCATTTGGCATCCTCAGATCCCACTCAAAATTTCATTCTTCATGTTAAGATTGTTGCTGGAAAAGCTGCCTTTACCGGATAGGTTATGTAAACTTGGTTTACATTTACCATCAAAGTGTTTCTGCTGCGATACCGCATCTGAGGAGTCAATTGAACATTTATTTTCCAAAGGACATATAGCTTCAACAGTTTGGAATTActttggagcttcatgtggatTGACTTTTCCAGGCTCTTCTTTACGCTCCCGTATAGTGAGTTGGTGGTTGCACTCATATGATTCAGAGATACAGCGATTCATTGGACGCATTCTTCCCAGTATAGTATGTTggcaaatttggaaagcaagaaataaagcatTTTTTGAGGATGTCCATATGAGATCGCCCGCCATTTGTGTTGCCATTTCCTTGGAAATCCATACCATTGTGGAAATTTATTTCAGACAAGTTTTCAAGGCTCATTCATTCTATCATTTGTATGATTGGCAGTATTCAACTCACACTTATGTCACGTACAAACTTGTTTGTTGGGAACCAAAGGAAACCGGTCGGTTTACACTAAATACCGATGGCTGTTCTAAGGGTAATCCAGGATTGGGTGGAGGAGGTGGGGTTCTTCGGGATTCACATGGCATTCCTTTGATTGGTTTTTCGGTATATCTTGGAGAAACTACATGTCTAAGTGCAGAGGCCCGGGCTCTTCTTATTGGCATTCAAACATGCATACATTGGGGTTTTGAGAATCTCTATATTCAATCGGATTCTTTG TTCGTGGAAGATCCTGATCGTTTTTCACATTGTTATAGGGAAGCTAACACAGTCGCTGATGCATTGTCCAATGTGGGCGTCTCTCATCCAGAGCATCAACTCAAGTTATACGACTCCTTCCACATGTTCCCAACTATGGCTCGTGGAGCAATTCGCCTCGATAGATTAGGGATGCCTTCAATTCGGAAAATTAAGCGTATGAAGGGCTGA